gattttcatCTTCTGATATGCataaatcatattatatatttaatatcgccTTCATACCCAGTTCAATAGGAACGAGCCAGAAAATGATGTGCAcgattcttaaaataaaaattcttaatcactgcatgtatgtgtgtatgtataacTGATTCAGTGTTCAATCTTTACGGAGAATATACGCGGTTCTTGCTTGATATGTACATTCCCTCTATTACGATTTACAGAGAGACGCTTCTCCGTTTTAATCACTCGTTCCACATCGGAATGATGAAGAGGGGATATCGCGTTGGTAGGGCCAAGTGGGGCTAGGCAGGCTAAGTAAATAGCCGCGTTCAACCGGCATTTTCGCAGGTATTGTCACCAGTGCGTTGGGCGTTGTCTTCTGTTATAGAACTCGAGAAAATGTAAGTAGATCCTCTTTATTCTTACTTTAATACAAGATCCAAACTTCGTCAGCTAACTAACtcattacaataaattacgtTATATATTACAGTGAGTATTTGATGTAAAGCTCATGTACAATAGTTCACTGCCGGATAACATTTgtcaagattaattaattaaatgcttcATCATGATAACGAagcaataatgataatgattgAAACATGAATAAAGATGGAAAAAATGGTTTCCGAATAATtgcgatgtaaaatattgcgtTATATATCCATATCGGCCAAAAATAACCTAGAAGAGAGATGCCTTCATAATGGCGTTATTCatcaatatcaaaaatgtaCAGACGAAGTACGAGTCGTGAACgatgaataaaacttttattagtTTCTATAAAGTCCAAAGATTGCGTGATATTGTGCCAATTCAATGTGTTGATCTTTTATACAGAATATTTAGAGTGGAAATttctatagaaattttattcctgccttatgtttttaaaagaatgtaatttttttaattaacagaaATCTTTATAGCGttacacataaatttttataattacataaaataattttaagtgttataaaaatgataactCATGTAAAtagctaaaaaatataagaaattgaattgtacaataatctcaaaattgcaaaagagTGAACactaaatattgtatatttgcaTCCTAGAAGTTTTTGTcgaaaatatgttaattcatcaatataacataattcaGTGACAAGAGATAAGAACATTCGACTAATCATGTTACATGTTACCCACTCATTTCACTAaagataacatttattaaatattaaatttaatatttaacttattggaatttaattaaataaaatattaaaagagtcAAAGAGTTAAACTTGAAGTTCCCAAAAACTAAATTCTTCTGATATCAATATGAATATCAATGGATGATCTTGAGAGaattaaaacatattgaaaatattatccaTCATTGGAATATTCTCACGTtctaaattatgataataattaaacatggAGATaatagttctttttttttcagcaatATGCCTACCTACAAGCTGACTTATTTCCCCGTTAAGGCATTAGGCGAGCCAATTCGCTTCATATTGAGCTATGCTGGTGTAGAATTCGTCGATGACCGCTTTAATCAGGAAGATTGGCCGAAGATTAAGCCGAGTATGTACACCTGCATgagctaattaaaatttataatacttgcAATCAATCCGCAGCAGAGACATGATTTCCATGTTACTCTTTGGCGCTcacttatttttcattataacatatttttttaccctttagaaaatttaaaatattcttattacacAGCAAATTATTACCAATGTAATGCTCAACAAGATATTTACCGTTCTAGTGAATTTTTTGTAGATCACAGAAGtggaaataaatgttattttgttgACAATGGTGATTTCTGTACTTCTTATTATGTATTACAATTGTCCTAGGGGACAATCGGCGGTATTGTCATGCAAACACAATGCTCCGTATTCAATCGTTTAATAACGTGCCGCGTTTGTatgatttcaaaataaacagcGTATTGGTATAAGGAAAGCATTTTCGTATAATTCAAACTAACTGATAATGCACAGTTACGCCGTAACTAAATTTATACGATTGATAAGAAAGCTTTTCAGCATCACGAAGCTTCTACACAAAAagagtaattttaataaattcataaaaaatagagaCGAATTTATACTTGGATCCTGCGTTGTCCGAATTtgatttaatcatttaattgtatttaaatgaaTTCAGCTTTAGTGATGAATTGTTAATTGTCAGTtacttaatatatatgaatatgaaattatatcctacagatataatattttatctgtattattatatctgtaggatagatataatttcatattcgTTGCATTAGAAATTCAAATAGCTATTTTATCTCATAGACTTccgattttattatgttatttaatataatatattcaccTGCTCTATTATTTTTCAGCTACGCCATTCGGCCAAGTACCCGTACTTGAAATAGACGGAAAAAAGGTCAATCAAAGTTTTGCTATCTGCCGTTACTTGGCGAAGCAGTACAAACTTGCCGGCAAGAACGATTGGGAAGCACTGGAAATCGATGTTACTATTGATAATATCAACGATTTACGCGCCAGTGAGTagtcaataattcatttattcaatttttttccaattttttaaccATTAAGGCCAAAGAttcgaatttatttctcaaaattaatatttgaatttaagtGACCAATTCGATTCTTTGATTGGATTTCTTTGTTCATCTTAATGtgctttcttttcttttttttacattagaaatTGCGGCTTTCCACTACGAGACCAACGAGACAGTTAAAGCGGAGAAACGCAAGGTTGCTGACGAGCTGGTGCCGTTCTACTTGGAGCGTCTCGACGCACAGGTGCAGAAGAATGGCGGTTACTTCGTCGGTGGCGCTGTGAGCTGGGCCGATCTCACTTTTGTCGCACTTCTGGATTATTTGAACCATATGCATAAGGAAGACATCATCGAAAAGTACGAGAATCTGAAGCAACTTAAGCAGAAGGTTCTAGAGATACCGAACATCAAGAAATGGGTCGAGAAACGTCCGCCATCTGATCTGTAGTTTCATTGGAAGATAATTGATTATTCACTTATCGGATTAAATCGCATATTTTTCCCCTTTTAATATCTATGTACGGCAGGTGTGTACGATAGATtgtcgaatatatttttaatatactattCCTATAATATACTATTCCTATAATATACTATACCTGTTCTTTAACATTCGTTAAAGATGACTGATTGTTATTCACTTGagaaatagattattttttttcattatacagctagttttgtatttcaataaatcgcTACTTCAATCATTTTGTTTGTGATTTCTTTCACAATTGCAAACCCTGTTTTTCCGTTCATTCAATTTGTTAGAGCACGTCtacgtttttatatttcgcgCCTTTCTTTATGAgataacttatatttattcaggTTGAggtcaatataattttattcgtacTGAATTCCCCTGGAGAAAATCTTGCATTGAGAAGATAATTGACAGGAATGTTGATTATTTTTCCAACGTCGAGTATCCAGAACCACGTAAGATTTAACTGCTATTGAATAACAAGAAACGATAAACAAGATAAGAGGAGATAATTAAACTGTAGCTATTGCGAAATGCTGATATGCAGCGCTGTAGAAGGTTCGTGTGGGATATCGTGACTTTTGAAGTTGCTATGTCACAGCATTATCGCAGTATCGACGTAATGTAGTCGAAGGTCGCATGAGTTAGTTGCAATCGAGGGGAATTACGGCTATTCGTTGAGTAACTGGAAACATGCGCGTGTTTCTCGTCTATTATGCCGCGAGGACACCTTTGGATAATagtatttacaataaaaacttGAGTAAAATAGTGTTGATGAATATAttcttttcgcaaaaatatctttgtataACATTGTTTCGATagtgttattaaaatgttttggaCAAAGTTCAGCCagcatcttttaattaatccttttcaacaatatataatgttcataatatattttaaactctttatttcaattgttatattttaaacgtttgttccaactatataatatatggaAGAAATATCtctaattgatatatattaaaaaacatatggAAACGTACGATGATtaatgaataaagaaaaaaaagaagcaaaaatacattttttactttatttcttttactttttatattaaaattatgattattccTAATATCTCAATATACATTTCAGCATTGATTCGATTCTGTTAGTTTTTATCGCACATTttctgcatatattttttatgcgtacaaaatttgcaattcaTTCAGAAGTAATGagtaatttctattaatagaCGCATAAGCACACAAGAAGAGCTGACTATGTACTTCACATAATGATACGTTATATTGTAGATAAGGTGGGGACAGAACCACGCCTCATCGACGATAAATCTTGATTGCACGAACGTTGATATGCGGACTGTGTTTAAAAGAACGCatgttaaataaatgacattgcaaaattacatttataatagaGTATTGACAGATGAGATACAAACATTCATTACGCATATCAATATTACGCAAACATTCATTATGCATATCGTACATGCATATTAGGTTTGTTATCACATTTTGTTATCAGTTGTATACATTTAAgctgaatatattttacgaaaattgTTGTCTAGTTAACAGTATCgcatatttacataattattacatctCGACATAAttgtagataataaatatctatagtaatatatatttaataccgTAGTTGATGCGTGGcttgatacattttaataacaaataaatgcgtTGTTCATTTGAACGAGGTAACGTTACGAAGAGTACAagttaatttgatttttcgaGAGCATTGTAATTGCATCAATCGGCATTAAGCGGTAATTAGCTGGCATATTTGTCTCTCCGATATTTCCGCGCCGCTCTTTTACCAAagaacatttaatataatacaaatgctttaataatataagtagTTATCACCTTTAACagtaaatacacaattttttaataatctttgtaTTGATAACTCTATTTATCATAATAGACTTcgacataattattaatgatcaGTGGTTCCGTGATCAGCATGTCGATTACAGGAGAAGATgagaaaaatacacaatttccATTTCCTACACGTAAAAtctgtatgtgtgtgtgtctctGGAAGGTAATGCCAATTACATCACACACATAAAACATGTTATAAGTGTTATTTTGAATATCCGGTGTATATCTAAACTTGCTAACATAAGAGCGTATGTCCTCGAGCTACTGCAGACTGTAGAAATATCTCGCGCTTCAAAGAGACTGTCAGTCGTTCTCAGTTCGTGAGAAGGTGCACATCGGTCTTCAGAGTCGTTTTGCAAAAAAGATTGGATTACAAACTAGaaggtaataaaaaaatattttctctctatTACGCTTCTCGATTAAATGGATAACGCTCTCTCTTGTAaactgatatttaaaaaaaatgctactTTATAGtaacagaataaaaaattatatcttttctgCACTTTGCAATCTACTTCTGTAaactgatattaaaaaaaaaatgatattttgaaATAGCTAAATGCGGAGCACCGTCGAATcgtataagaataataatcgaTCTAATAATGTGTGAAATAGTAAAAGTTCACTGTGCAAATATGTTTGATTACGCTATTTTCAGAACATGCCGACGTACAAGgtaacatattttaacattaccGGTCTAGGCGAGCCAATTAGGTACTTGCTCAGCCAAAGCGGGATTAAATTCGAAGATGTCAGACTCACCTTCGATGAATGGCCGAAACATAAACCAAGTATGTTACGAgttccaaataaaatttcatagaaaactTGTTTTGTCGATTGCGTCGAAACGCATTTCGTTGCTCTgcaatcatttaattaatttctacgaACTGCAGACACGCCCTTGGGACAATTACCGGTTCTCGAGATCGACGGTCAAAAGTATCCTCAATCTAAGGCCATCAGTCGCTTCATCGCCAAGAAGGGCAATTTATATGGGTCCGACGATATCGAGGCGTTGGAGATCGACGCCACGGTCGAAACTATCGACGATTTGAGAGTAGGTGAGGATCGCCGgcgacattaattatataatcacaCACACGTATGTGCGTAACTTCTTGTTTCTACCGCGTAGATGAGAGATTTGATTACGCAATATGATGCAATGTATACATTGCTATGCAAGCCGGTTACAATATTGCTGTTGCCGCGCTGTGCTGCGCGCTATAAAAGCTGAAGGCTATTTGGAGTCAACAAGCCGTGCATTTCCTGAACAATTGTCGCGCTCTATATCATTATTGCTCTTTTTTTCCGCGGCGTTTTAATGAGGAGTGTTCTCTGTGAcgcaaaaatttcaatgcagATTTATTTTCGCAGCTTTGAGTACGTATTACTGGGAACAGGATGCCGCCTTGAAAGCAAAACTCAAAGAGACCGCTGATCAAAAATTGCCCTTCCTGCTCGAAAAGCTGGAGGCTCAAGTTAAGAGCAACGGCGGACACTTCGTCCGTGGCAAGGTAAATGATTACCAAAGACTTTTAATCCAAAGATATTATACATGTTATCTTTTTTCATCGCCAAactaattacatt
The nucleotide sequence above comes from Linepithema humile isolate Giens D197 chromosome 4, Lhum_UNIL_v1.0, whole genome shotgun sequence. Encoded proteins:
- the LOC105669156 gene encoding uncharacterized protein, whose protein sequence is MPTYKLTYFPVKALGEPIRFILSYAGVEFVDDRFNQEDWPKIKPTTPFGQVPVLEIDGKKVNQSFAICRYLAKQYKLAGKNDWEALEIDVTIDNINDLRAKIAAFHYETNETVKAEKRKVADELVPFYLERLDAQVQKNGGYFVGGAVSWADLTFVALLDYLNHMHKEDIIEKYENLKQLKQKVLEIPNIKKWVEKRPPSDLYGSVISMSITGEDEKNTQFPFPTRKICMCVCLWKNMPTYKVTYFNITGLGEPIRYLLSQSGIKFEDVRLTFDEWPKHKPNTPLGQLPVLEIDGQKYPQSKAISRFIAKKGNLYGSDDIEALEIDATVETIDDLRVALSTYYWEQDAALKAKLKETADQKLPFLLEKLEAQVKSNGGHFVRGKLSWADLLWAAYCEYLSVVLAGDPNKDHPELKKLVEKVRALPNIKAYIEKRPKTEL